Genomic DNA from Methanomassiliicoccales archaeon:
CGTCGTCGTGGTAGGCCGACAGTCCCAGCACCTTGATCCCTTTCAGCTCCTTCTTTCCCGGCTCCCTCATAGTGACAAAATCGCCTTTCACGATGCGGGAGCAGTTGTGATCGAAATGATCGTGGCTGATCAACAATACGTCCGCCCTGACCGAGGGTGTCTTGATGCCCAGGGATTTTCCGTCATGGGGGTCGATGACCACCGTGACCTTGTCGGAGACCTCGAAACAGGAATGGCCATGCCAGATGATCTTCATTGCACCTACTCCTACCTCAGTCCATGTCGTGGAACCTGGCCCCGCAGTTGGGACAGGAGTCCGCTCTCTCGCTCACCAGTTCGTTACATTTGGGACAGATGACCACCTCGTTGGGGGCACTTTCGACCGTGCCGATGACCGGTTCGATCGGACCCCTCCCTATTTCCCGAGCTTCGTAAGCGAAGCCCGCCCCCAGGGTGATGGTGAAGGCACTGGCGATGGCCACTCCCCATCCCACAGACGTATCCAAGGCGGTGATGGAATAGAGCTCCAAGGCGACCAAATACACCACTACGCCCGCAGCCATGATCCCCACTGGCAGCCTCATGCTCTTGCCGAATCTGCTCGCCTTGGCCACAGGTAGCTCCGAGCGAAGCTCCCCGATCGGACTGACCGGGGCCTCGACCACCTGCTTCTCGGCCATCAGTGAGGGGGCGGGTGGCTCAGAGACCGGCTGGCCGATCATGGTGTCTACGAAGGCCTTGACCTCGCGCATCTCCGCCGAAGGCATGTCCACCGGGGTCATGTGGTCCGCCGTCCATTTCTTACCCGCTGACTGAAGCTCTTCCTCGCTCACTGGCGAGTCGGTATTCGCCAATCCTCGAGGCTCGGTGCGCTGGGCCGCCACCACTTCCCGACTGGCGTGAACGATGGTAGACTCGATCTTCTTGGAGAGCTCGTCGCCCAGGACTATGGAATCGGTCTCTCGGTTGAGCGTCTCCAGTACTTTCACATGGGAGGACCATTCATCGGAGGCGCCCTGGAACTCCCAGCCGCAGAAATCGCACTGGGCAACCGAGGGTTTGTTCCTCAGTCCGCATCGAGGGCACTCCTTGAATCCCGGTTTTCTCTCCATCCAATCTATCAAGAACCCCCGTACATGATAATAATCTTTTTCGCCCGGATGGTCCGGATTGAGGATGGCTTCCATGCTCCTGGAACAGATCTGGAGGCTTGGTCGCTGGCTTGCGTCTTCATAGGATGTGTTTCCTATGGGAAAGGGGGATAAAGGGCCTGCACCGAGACGACCTGGATGGGGCCGGGGACATCTTTGGTAACAAAAAGATTAAAATATGGCAATACTGGATAGAGAAGCGGATGAAGATACTGGTCCTCAGCGTTGATCGGGACGACGATTTCGGGTCCAAAGCCGGTCTCAACAGCCCGTTCGTGGGCAGGCAGGAGAACCTGGACGCAGCCCTGGGGCTGGGTCTCAAGGACCCCGAGGACTCGGACGTGAACACCATCCTGGCGGCCATCAGCATCTACGAGGAGATGGTCAAGAAGGGCATCGACGCCGAGATTGCGACCATCTGCGGCGATGTCAAGGTCGGCTACGAATCGGATTTGGTGCTCGCCACTCAGCTGGAGAACGTGCTCGAGATGATCAAGCCCGACCGAGTGGTGCTGGTCAGCGACGGGGCCGAGGACGAATACATCTTCCCCATGGTCGCCTCCCGGGTCAAGGTCGACTCGGTCAAGCGGGTCTTCGTGAAACAGGCGCCGACCGTGGAAGGCACCTACTACATCCTCCTGAAGATGTTCCAGGACGACAAGGTGCGCAAGCGGGTGCTCCCGCCCATTGGTCTGGTGCTGACGGTCCTGGGCATGTTCGCGGTCTTCCCCAAGTTCTTCCAGTACATGGCCACTCCCGCTTTCGGTTTGATATCGGAAATGGGGCTGGGGGCCATCGCCATAGTGCTTGGCCTGTATCTCATCTTCTACGCCTACAAGGTGGGCGAGAAGATGGAGCAAGGCTTCCTGCGCACGGGGCGGGCCATCCGTTCAGGCTCGCAGATGATCCCCTTTGCGGTGTTGTCCGTCATCCTCCTCATCGGAGGGATCACCTACGGTCTGGATGCGGCGCGGAGCGCACAGTCCAACGACCTGACGCTTCAGGTGTTGCTCTTCCTGGGCGCGATGCTATGGCTCGGCATATTCGCCGTTTTCTCCTATACCACCGGCAAGTTCGTCAACCAATATTTCCTCACTGGCAAGGTGCACTGGACATTCATCGTTGTCACTCTCTCGGTGTTTGCCATAGGGTTCATCAGCCAAGGTGCGATCGACGCCACCATGTACTTCCTGAACTACCGTCACTACAACGAGGCATTCATCGTCCTGGAGATCGTGACCGGTTTCCTACTGGCGACATTCGGGGGCCTGCTGAACT
This window encodes:
- a CDS encoding zinc ribbon domain-containing protein, with product MERKPGFKECPRCGLRNKPSVAQCDFCGWEFQGASDEWSSHVKVLETLNRETDSIVLGDELSKKIESTIVHASREVVAAQRTEPRGLANTDSPVSEEELQSAGKKWTADHMTPVDMPSAEMREVKAFVDTMIGQPVSEPPAPSLMAEKQVVEAPVSPIGELRSELPVAKASRFGKSMRLPVGIMAAGVVVYLVALELYSITALDTSVGWGVAIASAFTITLGAGFAYEAREIGRGPIEPVIGTVESAPNEVVICPKCNELVSERADSCPNCGARFHDMD
- a CDS encoding DUF373 family protein, with protein sequence MKILVLSVDRDDDFGSKAGLNSPFVGRQENLDAALGLGLKDPEDSDVNTILAAISIYEEMVKKGIDAEIATICGDVKVGYESDLVLATQLENVLEMIKPDRVVLVSDGAEDEYIFPMVASRVKVDSVKRVFVKQAPTVEGTYYILLKMFQDDKVRKRVLPPIGLVLTVLGMFAVFPKFFQYMATPAFGLISEMGLGAIAIVLGLYLIFYAYKVGEKMEQGFLRTGRAIRSGSQMIPFAVLSVILLIGGITYGLDAARSAQSNDLTLQVLLFLGAMLWLGIFAVFSYTTGKFVNQYFLTGKVHWTFIVVTLSVFAIGFISQGAIDATMYFLNYRHYNEAFIVLEIVTGFLLATFGGLLNFAMRAQSPQALAESESPEGVESSN